The following proteins are encoded in a genomic region of Mycobacterium kiyosense:
- a CDS encoding hypothetical protein (frameshifted, insertion at around 4416942,4418110), translated as MLDIDPGKIMTLDRFAADVPGGRSAVVSTGGTLSYAEFDGAVNHVAEVLRGKGVERDECVGVIMPRSPELLVAIHGILRAGAAYVPIDPAYPKLRIRSIVAECGARVLITGTEFAQMAHELRVDRVAPSMVAAAPVEPIASPEDLAYVIYTSGSTGRPKGVMIEHRSVVNRLRWMQQRYPLGADDVILHKTPVTFDVSVWELMWWAIAGASVALLEPGGERDPRKMIAAIERHRVTVIHFVPSMLGPFLDQLEDQPDSIRGLTSLHTVFCSGEALRPALVERFNQVFGSIGVPRLVNLYGPTEATVDVSYFDCPSCGPVDAVPIGKPISNTTLVVLDERGNRCPMGVAGELNIAGVGLARGYRGRPDLTAAAFLADDRVPGGPALPYRRSGPLASGRQPGVSRPHRRRGQSPGQSGKPGRSADRGAGMPGRAIGGGDRRAVRHPRN; from the coding sequence ATGCTTGATATCGATCCTGGGAAGATCATGACGCTGGACCGGTTTGCCGCCGACGTTCCGGGTGGGCGGTCCGCGGTGGTGTCGACCGGCGGAACGCTCAGTTACGCGGAGTTCGACGGCGCCGTCAATCACGTCGCGGAAGTGTTGCGCGGCAAGGGGGTCGAGCGCGACGAATGCGTCGGGGTCATCATGCCGCGTTCACCCGAATTGCTCGTTGCGATCCATGGGATCTTGCGTGCGGGCGCCGCGTACGTGCCGATCGACCCGGCATATCCGAAGTTACGTATTCGTTCGATCGTTGCGGAGTGTGGGGCTCGAGTACTGATAACCGGAACCGAATTCGCGCAAATGGCCCATGAACTCAGAGTTGACCGCGTGGCGCCGAGCATGGTGGCGGCGGCTCCGGTCGAGCCAATCGCCTCGCCGGAGGACTTGGCTTACGTGATCTACACGTCCGGATCAACCGGCCGCCCCAAGGGCGTGATGATCGAGCACCGCTCGGTGGTCAACCGACTGCGCTGGATGCAGCAACGGTATCCCCTCGGTGCCGACGACGTCATTCTTCATAAGACGCCGGTGACTTTCGACGTGTCGGTGTGGGAGTTGATGTGGTGGGCGATCGCGGGTGCCAGCGTCGCGCTGCTCGAGCCGGGCGGCGAACGCGATCCGCGCAAGATGATCGCGGCGATCGAGCGCCATCGGGTTACGGTCATACATTTCGTGCCGTCGATGCTCGGCCCGTTCTTGGATCAACTGGAAGACCAGCCTGATTCGATACGCGGGCTCACGTCATTGCACACGGTGTTCTGCAGTGGGGAAGCGCTAAGGCCCGCGCTGGTTGAGCGGTTCAACCAGGTATTCGGCTCCATCGGTGTGCCGCGGCTGGTGAATCTCTACGGACCGACCGAAGCGACGGTGGACGTGAGTTACTTCGACTGCCCGTCCTGCGGGCCAGTCGACGCCGTTCCGATCGGAAAGCCAATCTCCAACACGACATTGGTGGTTCTCGACGAGCGCGGCAACCGCTGTCCGATGGGAGTGGCGGGGGAATTGAACATCGCCGGTGTGGGTCTGGCCCGCGGCTACCGCGGCCGCCCAGACTTGACGGCGGCGGCATTCCTCGCCGATGATCGCGTACCGGGGGGGCCGGCGCTACCGTACCGGCGATCTGGCCCGTTGGCGAGCGGACGGCAACCTGGAGTTTCTCGGCCGCATCGACGACGAGGTCAAAGTCCGGGGCAATCGGGTAAGCCTGGGCGAAGTGCAGACCGTGGCGCAGGCATGCCCGGGCGTGCGATCGGTGGTGGTGATCGCCGAGCCGTCAGACACCCACGGAACTAA
- a CDS encoding transcriptional regulator — protein MRTIEVAIGAPDSCGIVVRGAAGVGKSRIAREALSAAASKGFDGRWSVGTSAARAIPLGAFTAWAQSGVVDTVQLLRGVIESLTSASPGTTVVVCVDDAHLLDDLSTFVVHQIVQRGAAKVILTVLDGEPTPAAVQELWRVNQFDRLDLQPLSLTDSTSLLTATLDGIVDPDAAQRLWKLTGGNVLYLRNIVEQEAADGRLVRQDGYWRWLGDPVVPPGLVELIECRFGALPAPVSDVLDTVAVGQPIDLACLRRIADPAAIEEADTRGLIALAPVAGGVEVRAAHPLYGEVRRRTAAPSRLRRLRGLIATGFAAADNRDDIPVVVRRAALSLDSDLAPDTDLLMRAAHGTVWLADLALADRLAEAAARAGAGPEPNFVRAHALSWSGRGEDADGVLAGIRTDELTDIQRARLAFLRASNMLWALGEPARAKEIIDNAERTESPETCSYIDAFLTVYWFATDEPVAARRASKSLALDELPGVVGAEIAWVLATIFADAGRATEAVASAEAGYRAMARSFDAPHMRFNIADSHASALLLAGRVAEALDVVERVRRQSADMPGAAHLLGAAVAGRAAVGAGQLQSAVALLDHATVGLSATHALGWGYRYRISRVTALAISGSIGEAANALAALDEQRRPFRSLDYERSLARAWVAAGQGAVSEAITVLLAAGERAGAKGQFAAEVLCLQVAAQFGDHSGTPRLRELEAIVEGPRVGIAARFSAALANGDAAELAALSEEFERMGDLVAAVDAAAHAAVTYRDKGLRGSALGCAARADALAEQCGGAWTPARRQASEPLPFTDREREIVQLIGAGLSNRAVAERLTLSVRTVESHIYRAMAKTGTSSRDELAALLPGRGAQTE, from the coding sequence ATGCGAACCATCGAGGTTGCCATCGGAGCCCCGGATAGTTGCGGCATCGTGGTCCGGGGCGCGGCTGGGGTAGGCAAGAGCCGCATCGCCCGCGAGGCATTGTCGGCCGCCGCGTCAAAGGGATTCGACGGCCGGTGGTCGGTCGGCACATCGGCGGCGCGGGCAATTCCCCTGGGGGCCTTTACCGCGTGGGCGCAGTCAGGTGTCGTCGACACCGTTCAATTGCTGCGGGGCGTGATCGAGTCGCTGACTTCCGCATCCCCCGGCACCACGGTGGTGGTGTGTGTCGACGACGCGCATCTACTCGACGATCTTTCGACATTCGTCGTGCATCAAATCGTTCAGCGTGGCGCGGCGAAAGTGATCCTGACGGTTCTCGACGGTGAACCCACTCCCGCCGCAGTGCAGGAGTTATGGAGGGTAAACCAGTTCGACCGGCTCGACCTGCAGCCGCTGTCGCTCACCGACAGCACCTCGCTGCTGACGGCGACCCTCGACGGAATAGTCGACCCGGACGCCGCGCAGCGGCTATGGAAGCTGACCGGCGGCAACGTTCTCTACCTACGCAACATCGTCGAGCAGGAGGCCGCCGACGGTCGACTCGTGCGTCAAGACGGATACTGGCGCTGGCTCGGTGACCCCGTCGTGCCGCCCGGGCTGGTCGAGCTGATCGAATGCCGCTTCGGCGCCCTGCCCGCCCCGGTCAGCGACGTGCTCGACACGGTAGCCGTCGGGCAGCCCATCGACCTGGCGTGCCTGAGGCGCATCGCCGACCCGGCGGCGATCGAAGAGGCCGACACCCGCGGCCTGATCGCGCTCGCGCCCGTGGCCGGCGGCGTCGAGGTGCGAGCGGCACACCCGCTCTATGGCGAGGTGCGACGCAGGACCGCGGCACCGAGCCGGCTGCGGCGGTTACGAGGGCTTATCGCGACCGGGTTCGCCGCAGCCGATAACCGCGACGACATCCCGGTCGTGGTGCGCCGGGCGGCGTTGAGTCTCGACTCCGACCTCGCGCCCGACACCGACCTACTCATGCGGGCAGCCCACGGGACCGTCTGGCTGGCGGACCTGGCCCTTGCCGATCGGCTCGCCGAGGCGGCAGCCCGCGCGGGAGCGGGTCCGGAGCCGAATTTTGTTCGTGCGCATGCGCTTTCGTGGTCAGGCCGGGGCGAGGATGCCGACGGGGTGCTGGCCGGAATCCGCACCGATGAGTTGACGGACATCCAGCGTGCCAGACTCGCGTTTCTGCGCGCCAGCAATATGCTGTGGGCTCTTGGGGAGCCGGCTCGCGCGAAAGAAATCATCGACAATGCCGAGCGCACCGAGTCACCCGAAACCTGCAGTTACATCGACGCCTTCCTCACGGTGTATTGGTTTGCGACGGACGAGCCGGTCGCGGCGCGGCGCGCATCGAAAAGCCTCGCTTTGGACGAGCTGCCCGGCGTCGTCGGCGCCGAAATCGCCTGGGTGCTGGCAACCATATTCGCGGATGCGGGGCGCGCCACCGAAGCCGTCGCCTCCGCCGAGGCGGGATATCGCGCGATGGCACGCTCCTTCGATGCGCCGCACATGAGGTTCAACATCGCGGACTCACATGCCAGCGCACTGTTGTTGGCCGGCCGGGTAGCGGAAGCCCTTGATGTGGTCGAGCGGGTGCGCCGCCAGTCGGCCGACATGCCGGGTGCCGCTCATTTGCTCGGTGCCGCGGTTGCGGGTCGGGCCGCCGTCGGTGCCGGACAGCTTCAGTCCGCGGTTGCATTGCTCGACCACGCAACGGTGGGACTCTCCGCCACTCATGCATTGGGCTGGGGATATCGGTATCGCATTTCCCGCGTAACCGCGCTCGCGATCAGCGGTTCCATTGGGGAGGCCGCCAATGCGCTGGCCGCCCTTGACGAACAGCGACGCCCTTTTCGGTCGCTGGACTACGAGCGTAGTCTGGCACGCGCGTGGGTTGCCGCGGGCCAAGGCGCCGTCAGTGAAGCGATCACTGTTTTGTTGGCGGCGGGCGAAAGGGCCGGGGCCAAAGGTCAATTCGCCGCTGAAGTGCTTTGCCTGCAGGTCGCCGCGCAGTTCGGTGACCACTCCGGGACACCGAGATTGCGCGAACTGGAAGCGATTGTGGAGGGGCCGCGCGTTGGTATCGCGGCGCGGTTCTCGGCCGCCCTGGCTAACGGGGACGCCGCGGAATTGGCCGCGTTGTCAGAGGAATTCGAGCGAATGGGTGACCTCGTGGCCGCGGTCGATGCGGCCGCCCATGCCGCCGTTACCTATCGCGACAAGGGCCTGCGGGGATCGGCGCTGGGATGCGCGGCCCGCGCAGATGCGCTGGCCGAACAATGCGGCGGCGCATGGACTCCGGCCCGTCGTCAAGCCAGCGAGCCTTTGCCGTTCACCGACCGCGAACGGGAGATCGTGCAACTGATAGGTGCGGGGTTGTCGAACCGTGCAGTCGCCGAGCGATTGACCCTGTCGGTGCGCACCGTCGAAAGCCACATCTACCGGGCGATGGCCAAAACCGGAACCAGCAGCCGCGACGAACTCGCCGCGCTGCTACCCGGCCGCGGGGCGCAGACAGAGTGA
- a CDS encoding SAM-dependent methyltransferase — translation MTTAKFGGRGDTMTRTAPPATAHARVDQDDPLAERATDLYRREFVTDFADKWDELIDWDARAKSEGQFFIEILRTHRKMSILDVATGTGFHSIRLLESGFDVTSVDGSAPMLGKAFENGQKRGLILKTAQADWRELNRTIRGKYDAIICLGNSFTHLHSEHDRRKTLAEFYAALHHDGILILDHRNYDEMLDHGFTSTHRYYYCGDQVTAEPEYLDEGLARFRYAFPDGCEYTLNMFPLRKAYVRRLIHEAAFELVRTYGDFQETYRENTAEFFVHVAHKSMTSNRPLRDRRSPGFGAAHSAPETKGR, via the coding sequence ATGACTACCGCAAAATTCGGCGGTCGCGGTGACACGATGACGAGAACCGCGCCGCCCGCGACCGCCCACGCACGGGTCGACCAAGATGATCCGTTGGCAGAGCGTGCGACCGACCTCTATCGCCGGGAATTCGTCACGGATTTCGCGGACAAGTGGGACGAACTGATCGATTGGGATGCTCGGGCGAAATCCGAAGGTCAATTTTTCATCGAAATCCTCCGCACCCACCGGAAGATGAGCATCCTTGACGTCGCCACGGGCACCGGCTTTCATTCCATTCGTCTGCTGGAATCGGGTTTCGACGTGACCAGTGTCGACGGCTCAGCACCCATGCTCGGCAAGGCTTTTGAAAACGGCCAGAAACGTGGACTCATCCTCAAGACCGCCCAAGCCGACTGGCGCGAACTCAACCGAACCATCCGTGGCAAATATGACGCCATCATCTGCCTCGGCAACTCGTTCACACACCTACACAGCGAGCACGATCGCCGGAAAACGCTGGCCGAGTTCTACGCGGCGCTGCACCACGACGGGATTCTGATCCTCGACCACAGAAACTACGACGAAATGCTCGACCACGGCTTCACATCGACGCACAGGTACTACTACTGCGGCGATCAGGTCACGGCGGAGCCGGAATACCTCGACGAAGGCCTCGCACGCTTCAGATACGCGTTTCCCGACGGGTGCGAATACACGCTCAACATGTTCCCGTTACGCAAAGCCTATGTCCGGCGCCTCATCCATGAAGCGGCTTTCGAGCTTGTGCGCACCTACGGCGACTTCCAGGAAACCTACCGGGAAAACACGGCCGAGTTCTTTGTCCACGTGGCGCACAAGTCCATGACCTCGAACCGCCCGCTCCGTGACCGCCGCTCCCCTGGCTTCGGCGCGGCGCACAGTGCACCAGAAACAAAAGGCCGATGA